The Pseudomonas sp. PDM14 genomic interval ACCCAGTTCTTCGTCTACACGCGCCTCAGCGCTGATGAGATCGCGCTGCCTTCCTCGCGCTGGACGGTACGGCGCGAAGCCTGGCCACTGGCGCGCAAGCTGCCCTCGTTCCTCTGGCTGAAATTACGCGGCTGCCAACTCGCCAAGCGTGATCAGCTCGACGTGTTCTGGGCAGGCCGGACCATCCACCCCGGCAGGCACAGCGCCAAACGGGTAGTGGTCACGGTGCATGACCTCAATCATCACCTGGTACCGGAGACCATGGAAAAGGTCACCCTGTACTCCCACCTGCTCTGGTTTGATCGTGACGTACGAAGCGCAGCGATGATCCTGACGAACTCACAAGGAACGTCGGACCGTCTGCAGCACTGGGTGAGCCGGCGTGCCGATGCAATCGTCTACCCCGGCGTACGCGATGACTTCCGCCCGCTGGATCCCAGCCAGCGAGAAACGGCATTGATGGCCCTGAAAGAAAAGGGCGTCGTCCCGCCTTATGTCCTTGCGGTCTCAACCCTCGAGCCACGCAAGAACATTGGCGCGCTGATCGAGGCATTCGTACAGCTGAAGAAGCGTGGGGAGCTTCGTGATCATCGCCTGGTACTGGTAGGCGCACGC includes:
- a CDS encoding glycosyltransferase family 4 protein; amino-acid sequence: MQGTSPNVPQDVSRLGIDGDALRKPLSGVGQYIFNLCRELESLLPTTQFFVYTRLSADEIALPSSRWTVRREAWPLARKLPSFLWLKLRGCQLAKRDQLDVFWAGRTIHPGRHSAKRVVVTVHDLNHHLVPETMEKVTLYSHLLWFDRDVRSAAMILTNSQGTSDRLQHWVSRRADAIVYPGVRDDFRPLDPSQRETALMALKEKGVVPPYVLAVSTLEPRKNIGALIEAFVQLKKRGELRDHRLVLVGARGWQNQELARTIEANAEQGIVLPGYVPDELMPAIFALAEVLVMPSLYEGFGMPVLEARAVGTPVIVSDVAELKEAAGGQAQVVSPDAHGLEAALSQQALFTRTAPREALGDIQSWGRSARVMVAALTQANPDHTQANA